A region of the Arsenicicoccus dermatophilus genome:
GCCCACGCCCTCCTGCAGCGTCGCGAAGCACAGCTTGCCGGTGTTGCGGGAGAAGACGACCCGGCCTGCGACGGAGACGGCGAACTGCTCGCCCTCCGGCTCCTCCCCCGCCTCCAGCGGCGCACCCAGCGCGGCGGCCTCGGCCAGCGTGTGGGTGCGCGGCACCTGCACGGCGTATGGCGCGACCCCCTTGTCCAGCAGCCGCTCGCGCTTGTCCCGGCGGACGCGCATCTGCTCGGGGACGTCGCTGTCGGGGGTGCCGAGATGGGGCTGGACCTGCTCGCTGGTCGGGGTGTCGCTCATGGGTCCAGGGTAGTCGCCGCGCGTCCCCTCCCCGGTCCCGTGGCCGGGCCCGCGCAGGTGCCCGACCGGTTCGGCCGGGCGCGCCGGGTTGGTCCCTCGGGCGGGCCAGGACAGACTGGGCCCGACGAAAGGACCCACCATGCCGCTGCTCCCTGCCCGCCGCGCCCTCCCCCTCGGCGTCGTCGCCGTCGTGGTGTCCGTCTCGGGCTGCACGGCACTCACGTCGAGCTATGCCCCACCGGTGACGGTCACCGTCACGCCGACGATCACGGTGAGCGCCAGGAGCGCCCCCCAGATGGCACCGGCACCGGCGCCGACGACCCCCTCGCCGACGCCTACCCCCACCCGCGACCCCGACATCCGCAGCGCCGTGCGCGGCCGCAACTTCGACCTCGGCAAGATCACCGGTCTCGACGAGAAGGGCGGCAACCAGATCCTGGTGCTGGACCGCTGGTCGGTGCGCGGGCGCTCCGACTCCTCGATGGGGCGCACCGGCCTGGACCTCACGGTCAAGAGCCGGTTCAGCAACCGCAACACCCTGTCCTTCCGGATCCCGGTGGACCCGGCGGCCGAGGTGCTGCGGCTGACCTGCAGCCCGGACGGCTCGGCTCCGCAGGCGACCAAGAGCACGCTGGAGGAGATCCAGGCCCTGCCCGACGACGCCGGCCTGGTCAAGCTCTCCCTCGACGAGGAGGGGTGGATCACCAAGGCCGAGAGCGTGCCGGTGTGCCCCGACGAGCCGTCGTCCGGTGACTCTCCGAGCGACTCCCCCGACGATGCGCCGAGCGACTCGGCCTCCGCGAGCCCCACCGCCTCACCGACCGACGGCCGCTGAGCGGCCAGGTCCCCGGTCAGTATCCGGAGCGCGGTGCGGGCGGTTCGTCGTCCAGACGGCACCAGGACTGGCCGAGCAACCCCGCAGCCGTGAGCACGACCGCCGCGAGCGCCGTGGCCAGCGCCCCGGCGGCAGCGGACCTCTGCCCCTCGAGCGCGAGCGTGACGCGTCCCACGACGGCCAGGGCGGCCGACCATCCCAGGACCACGGCCCCAGTCGACGCCGCCGCCTGGCACAGGACGAGGACGCGATAGCCCCGGAGCCCGTCGTGGGGTCCCGCCGGCCGGCGGCCCGTGACGGTGCGGCGCACCGACCAGGCTCCGGCGAGGACCATGGCGGCCACGAGCAGCGGGGGCACGACCCCCAGGTAGCCCGACGGCGGCATCGGGTGACCGGTGTCGCTCCAGCGAGCCAGCCCGACCCAGCTGAGGGCGAAGGTCAGCATCGCCGTGAGCACCACGCCACCGACCGTGAGCCCGCGCGTCAGCACGGCTGGGCCTCCGGGCAGCGGGCGGCGTCCTCGGACCCGGACCCGGAGCGACCCTCTCGGCGGCGCTGCGGCCAGGGCGGACCGGGTCGGATCCCCGCACCCTCCCCTGTCGCGGGATCGACCGCCCCGACCTCGGCCGCCAGCTCGACCACGGGGCGTGGGCCGGAAGGAGTCCGCAGCACGGCCCCGGGGTCCGCCTGCGCCCACGGGACGAGCACGAAGGCCCGCTCGTGGGCCCGCGGGTGCGGCAGCGTGAGGGCCGGGTCGCCGCTGACGACCTCGCCGTAGGCGATCAGGTCCAGGTCCAAGGTCCGTGCGCCCCAGCGCTGCTCGCGCTCGCGGTCGCGCCCCTGCGCGGCCTCCAGGCGGTGCAGCTCGGCGAGCAGCGTGTAGGCCGACAAGGTGGTGCGGCCGACGACGACGGCGTTGAGGTAGTCCGGCTGCTCGACGCCGCCCACCGGCGCGGTCTCGAACAGGCCGGAGCGCCCGGTGACGTGCAGGCCGCGCACGCGGCGCAGCCGCCGGACGGCCCGGGTGAGGGCGGCGGCCGGGTCCTCGAGGTTGGCTCCGAGGGCGATGACGACGGGCTCGTCGCGCCGCGCGACCACGGTGACCGCGACGTCCCCGAAGGGCACCGCGATGGGAGCGGCGGGCTTGTGCACGGTGACCTCGACGCAGGTCAGCCGCAGGTGGTCGGCGAGCAGACGCGCCCCGATCCGGCCGGCGAGGGTCTCGATCAGGTCGTGGGGCTCCCCCGCGACGAGCGCGTGGACGGTCTCGGCGACCTCGGCATAGCTCACCGTGGCGGTGAGGTCGTCGGTGGCGGCGGCCTGCTGCAGGTCCAGGTGGAGGACCAGGTCGACGACGAACTCCTGCCCCAGGACCCGCTCCTCGGGCAGCACCCCGTGCCGCCCCCGGGCGCGCAGCCCGGTCAGGGTGATCCGGTCGGCGGCCGTGGCGGAGCCGGTCATCGCGCACCCTGCCAGGCGTCGAGGACGGCGAGCGCGTCGGCGCTGGCCCGCACGTCGTGGACCCGCAGGCCCCACACCCCGGCCTGGGCGGCGAGCAGGGTGGTCGCCGCGGTGGCGACGTCGCGCTCGTCGGCCGGCCGCGGCCCGCCGTCGGGGGCGGCGAGCAGGGACCC
Encoded here:
- a CDS encoding DUF3180 domain-containing protein, with the protein product MLTRGLTVGGVVLTAMLTFALSWVGLARWSDTGHPMPPSGYLGVVPPLLVAAMVLAGAWSVRRTVTGRRPAGPHDGLRGYRVLVLCQAAASTGAVVLGWSAALAVVGRVTLALEGQRSAAAGALATALAAVVLTAAGLLGQSWCRLDDEPPAPRSGY
- the folK gene encoding 2-amino-4-hydroxy-6-hydroxymethyldihydropteridine diphosphokinase produces the protein MTGSATAADRITLTGLRARGRHGVLPEERVLGQEFVVDLVLHLDLQQAAATDDLTATVSYAEVAETVHALVAGEPHDLIETLAGRIGARLLADHLRLTCVEVTVHKPAAPIAVPFGDVAVTVVARRDEPVVIALGANLEDPAAALTRAVRRLRRVRGLHVTGRSGLFETAPVGGVEQPDYLNAVVVGRTTLSAYTLLAELHRLEAAQGRDREREQRWGARTLDLDLIAYGEVVSGDPALTLPHPRAHERAFVLVPWAQADPGAVLRTPSGPRPVVELAAEVGAVDPATGEGAGIRPGPPWPQRRREGRSGSGSEDAARCPEAQPC